ACTTTCACTGACTTCGCCCTGCTGTCCGAGAGCGACGGACGGCTGTTCATCCACAAACAATTGACGACCCCGGACGACCCGGCTCAATCGGTTTTGTCGGGCGTCCCGATCCTCTTGGAAAAAGCCGGTGTCGGTGCTGCGCAGGTCAGTGCGGTGGTCCACGGCACCACCCTCGTGACGAACGCCGTGATTGAGCGGCGCGGTGCCAAGACCGCTATGATCGTGACCGACGGATTCGGCGATATCCTCGATATCGCCCGCGAACGGCGCTACGACATGTACGATCTAGCGATCACCTATCCGGCCCCGCTGGTGCCACGCGCGCTGCGCCGCGAAATCAAAGAACGGATCGGTCCCGATGGGTCGGTCGACACACCGCTGGTCGAAGACGACGTTGCCGGTGTGTTGCAGGAACTAGCGGACCAAGGGGTGACCGCCGTCGCAGTATGTTTCTTGAACAGCCCGGTCAATCCGGCGCACGAACAAGCTGTCGCACACATCGCCGCGGAACGGTTTCCAGATTTGTTCGTTTCTGCATCGTCGGACGTCTTTCCGTTTCTGCGCGAATACGAACGCTGGACCACGGCGACGATGAACGCCTACACCGGCCCGCTCTTCGATCGCTACTTGGCGCGTCTTGAGGACGGTTTGCGCACAACCGGGTTGCAGGGTGATCTATTCATCATGTCGTCGTCGGGCGGGACAGTGACCCCCGATGTGGCGCGCCAATTTCCGGTACGAATGTTAGAGAGCGGTCCGGCCGCCGGCGTATTGCAAAGCGCAACCTTGGGACGGCAATTGAAGCGCCCCAATTTACTGTCTTTCGATATGGGCGGCACAACGGCCAAGGGGGCGTTGGTGCGCAACGACCAACCGTTGAAGCGATACGAAATGGAGGTCGCCCGGGTCCACGAGTTTCGCGCAGGATCGGGCCTGCCCGCCAAAATTCCCGTGATCGATTTGATCGAAATTGGGTCGGGCGGCGGATCGATCGCTGCGATTGACGCGCGCGGTACGATTGCGGTCGGGCCCCACAGCGCCGGCGCCGTCCCTGGCCCTGCCTGCTATGGGCAAGGCGGCGGCGACCCGACGCTGACTGACGCCAACCTGACGCTGGGCTATCTGGACGACGCGTTCTTCCTGGGCGGCGAAATGCGGCTCGATACCGCTGCCGCCGCCAAGGCTATCGACGCTAGATTAGGCACGCCGCTCGGGATCGAGACGCTGCGCGCGGCTTGGGGCATCCACGAATCGGTCAACGAGGACATCGCCCGAGCGTTTCGCAACCATGCCTCCGAGCGCGGGTTCGACTACCGCGCCTGCGCCATGGTCGCATTCGGCGGATCGGGCCCCGCGCATGCCTGTCGCGTTGCCCGCAAACTGCGCGTCCCGACCGTGATCTTCCCAGTCGGCGCGGGCGTCATGTCGGCGGTGGGGTTACTCGCCAGTCCGCTGTCGTTCGAGACCTTTCGGGCCGAGCGGATGGGCCTCGAAACCCTAACCACGGACGCTTTTTCCGAGCGCTTCGATGCCTTGGTCCGCGAGGCCCAGGCCTTTCTCGGCCGCGCGGCAACGCCCGGCGAGCAGACCGTCATTAGGCGCCGCCTCGACATGCGCTACCGTGGTCAGGGTTACGAGATCGAAGTCGATCTGCCCGCCGGGGCCGATGTCGATTCGGTCGCCGGACTGTTTACCGCTGCTTACGAACGCATCTTCACCAAGTCGTTCCCGTCGGAGGCTCTGGAGATCACCAACTGGAAGATCGAAGTCGCTTTGGTCCGAGCAAACGCCGATGCGGCCTACCACCTCGAAGTCGCGCCCGGAAAGGCCGCGATCAAGGGGCATCGCCTGGCCTACTTTCCGGAGAACCCTGCCCCGGTGCGTACCCCGGTGTACGACCGCTACGCGCTTGCGCCCGGCGAAACCTTTAGCGGACCGGCGCTGGTCGAGGAGCGCGAATCGACCTGCGTCATCGGTGCAGGCGACCACGTCGCCATCGACCCCGCGGGCAACTTGATCGTGTCAGTCGCCGGTGGACGCGCCTAGGGATGAAAGCGCTATGAAGCAAATCGACCCGGTCGACCTTGGCATCATGTGGGATCGCCTGATCGCGATCACCGATGAAATCCTGTTGTCCATCGTCCGCACCGCCTTCTCGGTTGGCGTGCGCGAGGCCTGGGATCTAGCCTGCGTCGTCTTCGATGCAGAGGGCCGTAGTATTGCCCAGGCCACATTGTCGATGCCGGCGTTCATCGGCACCGCGCCGTTGACGATGCAGCACATGCTGAAGAAGTTCCCGGCCCATACTTGGAAGAGCGGCGACGTCGTCGTCACCAACGACCCGTGGCTCGGCACCGGACACACGCCGGATATCTGCATCGCCCGGCCGGCCTTCAAGGACGACACCCTGGTCGGCTTCGTGATGACGATCAGCCATCTGCCCGACATCGGCGGCGTGGGTCTGTCAGTGATGAACACCGAGGTCTACCAAGAAGGCCTGATGCTCCCGGTTTGCAAACTTTACGACGCCGGCGAACCGGTGGCCTACCTGCATGACTTGATCGCCGGCAATGTGCGCACGCCCGAACAGGTATTCGGCGACATCATGGCCGATATCGCGGGGTGCACGGTCGGCGAACGACTGATCGGCGAGTTCATGGACGAATACGGGATCGTCGATCTACAAGCATTAGCGGACGGTATCGTCGGGCAGTCCGAGACGGCGATCCGCAAGGAAATAGCGGCGATTCCCGACGGCATCTACCGCAACCGGATCGAGGTCGAGACGGTGACCGAGTCGGTCACCCTCGCCTGCGCCGTCACCGTCGACGGCGATTCGGTGGCGGTCGACTTCACCGGCACCGGACCGAACGCGCCCTTCGCGATCAACGTGCCGTTTTGCTATACCCGGGCGTGGGCGACCTACACGATCAAGACGCTGACCACACCCACCATCCCCAATAACCTCGGTGCCTTGCTACCGGTCACCGTGAGCGCCCCACCGGGGTGCATTCTCAATGCCCAGCGGCCGTCACCGACGGGCGGGCGCCATTCGATCGGCTGGTTCATCGTGCCGTTGATCATGGGCGCGCTGGCCGAGGCGATGCCCGACAGGGTCCAGGCCGACTCCGGCATGGCATCGCTGTTCATTTGCCACACCAGTCCGTCGGGCGGCGAAGCCGGATCGACGCAGTACTTCCTCGCTGGCGGCGTCGGCGGCATGAAGGGCCTCGACGGACAACACACGACACCCTCGCCGACCAACAACGCCGTGGTTGCGAGCGAAGTGTGGGAGAACGAAACCGGCGTTCGAGTGAACTATCGCCGCCTGCTTCCAGACTCCGGCGGACCCGGCGAATTCCGCGGCGGCCTTGGGCAGGTCGCGTCATTGACGAATACCCGCGCCGACACCGTAGCGATCTTCATGTTCGGCATGCGCACCGAATTTCCGGCGCGTGGAACACTTGGCGGCAAGCCGGGGTCAACGCGGCAATTCCTGGTCGACGGCAAACCGGTGCCGCCGAAGGGCCGACTCGAACTAAAACCTGGCGAAACCTTCACCATCGCCGAAGCGGGCGGCGGCGGCTACGGCGATCCGCTCCGGCGCGATCCAGCCCGGGTCTTGGCCGACGTACGCACCGGCGCGGTAACGCCCGAAGGTGCGCTGCGGGATTACGGCGTTCGCGTCGATCTCGACCAGGACACCGCCACGCGCGTTTAAATCGTTTCGCCGAAGGCGAGAAACTTCATCGGATCGGTCAAAGGCAACTGGGAACGCACCGGCACGCCGCCAAGGCGCCGAACAGGAACTGTAATCGGCGGAAACCGCGATCGCGACCGCTCTCACCGGGCGGCGCGAATCTCCGTCAGCGCACCCAAAAACTGCCTTACTTCATCGGGTGAGTTGTAGTGGCACATCGAGACGCGGAGGCAGTCGTCGATGCCCAGGGCGCCGAGGATGTGGCCGGAGTAACCGTCCGAGACGCGAGCGTGCACACGGATGCCGCGCTGGGCGAATTGCTGTACGAGATCGGGCGAGGTCATGCCGTCGAGGTTGAACGACACGATCCCCTCGCGGCCCTTGAGTGTGAGCGGGCCGATGATCTTGACGTCGCCGAAGGATTTGAGCCCCGGGGTCTTGGCATCGCCGTTGATAAGGAGGTCGATCAAGCCGGCTTCGTGGCGTTCCATCGCACCCGTGCCGGCCCGCATTGCAGCGTTACGGTCGGTGTCGTTGGTGAAGTGGCTGCCGAGCCAACAAAAGTAATCCACCACCTTAGACTGGGCCAAATAGAACGCCGGATCGCGCGACCCAAGCTCCC
Above is a window of Alphaproteobacteria bacterium DNA encoding:
- a CDS encoding hydantoinase/oxoprolinase family protein; this translates as MSYRVGIDIGGTFTDFALLSESDGRLFIHKQLTTPDDPAQSVLSGVPILLEKAGVGAAQVSAVVHGTTLVTNAVIERRGAKTAMIVTDGFGDILDIARERRYDMYDLAITYPAPLVPRALRREIKERIGPDGSVDTPLVEDDVAGVLQELADQGVTAVAVCFLNSPVNPAHEQAVAHIAAERFPDLFVSASSDVFPFLREYERWTTATMNAYTGPLFDRYLARLEDGLRTTGLQGDLFIMSSSGGTVTPDVARQFPVRMLESGPAAGVLQSATLGRQLKRPNLLSFDMGGTTAKGALVRNDQPLKRYEMEVARVHEFRAGSGLPAKIPVIDLIEIGSGGGSIAAIDARGTIAVGPHSAGAVPGPACYGQGGGDPTLTDANLTLGYLDDAFFLGGEMRLDTAAAAKAIDARLGTPLGIETLRAAWGIHESVNEDIARAFRNHASERGFDYRACAMVAFGGSGPAHACRVARKLRVPTVIFPVGAGVMSAVGLLASPLSFETFRAERMGLETLTTDAFSERFDALVREAQAFLGRAATPGEQTVIRRRLDMRYRGQGYEIEVDLPAGADVDSVAGLFTAAYERIFTKSFPSEALEITNWKIEVALVRANADAAYHLEVAPGKAAIKGHRLAYFPENPAPVRTPVYDRYALAPGETFSGPALVEERESTCVIGAGDHVAIDPAGNLIVSVAGGRA
- a CDS encoding hydantoinase B/oxoprolinase family protein, with the protein product MKQIDPVDLGIMWDRLIAITDEILLSIVRTAFSVGVREAWDLACVVFDAEGRSIAQATLSMPAFIGTAPLTMQHMLKKFPAHTWKSGDVVVTNDPWLGTGHTPDICIARPAFKDDTLVGFVMTISHLPDIGGVGLSVMNTEVYQEGLMLPVCKLYDAGEPVAYLHDLIAGNVRTPEQVFGDIMADIAGCTVGERLIGEFMDEYGIVDLQALADGIVGQSETAIRKEIAAIPDGIYRNRIEVETVTESVTLACAVTVDGDSVAVDFTGTGPNAPFAINVPFCYTRAWATYTIKTLTTPTIPNNLGALLPVTVSAPPGCILNAQRPSPTGGRHSIGWFIVPLIMGALAEAMPDRVQADSGMASLFICHTSPSGGEAGSTQYFLAGGVGGMKGLDGQHTTPSPTNNAVVASEVWENETGVRVNYRRLLPDSGGPGEFRGGLGQVASLTNTRADTVAIFMFGMRTEFPARGTLGGKPGSTRQFLVDGKPVPPKGRLELKPGETFTIAEAGGGGYGDPLRRDPARVLADVRTGAVTPEGALRDYGVRVDLDQDTATRV